A genome region from Nocardioides cynanchi includes the following:
- the pyrH gene encoding UMP kinase, which translates to MTAYHRVLLKLSGEVFGGGKVGVDPDVVHRIAGEIAEVAREGVGISVVVGGGNFFRGAQMQQRGMDRARADYMGMLGTVMNCLALQDFLEKEGIETRVQTAITMGQVAEPYIPRRAIRHLEKGRVVIFGAGAGMPFFSTDTVAAQRALETKCEVVLMAKQGVDGVYSADPKLDPSATKYDTLTFQEALQGGLRIADATAFALCMENRLPLIVFGMEDEGNILRIVQGEKIGTLVTAD; encoded by the coding sequence GTGACCGCTTACCACCGCGTCCTGCTGAAGCTGTCCGGTGAAGTCTTCGGGGGCGGCAAGGTCGGCGTCGACCCGGACGTCGTGCACCGGATCGCCGGCGAGATCGCCGAGGTGGCCCGGGAAGGCGTGGGGATCAGCGTGGTCGTGGGTGGCGGCAACTTCTTCCGGGGCGCGCAGATGCAGCAGCGGGGCATGGACCGCGCCCGTGCCGACTACATGGGCATGCTCGGTACGGTGATGAACTGCCTGGCCCTCCAGGACTTCCTGGAGAAGGAGGGCATCGAGACCCGGGTCCAGACCGCGATCACGATGGGACAGGTCGCCGAGCCCTACATCCCGCGCCGTGCGATCCGGCACCTGGAGAAGGGCCGGGTCGTGATCTTCGGCGCCGGCGCCGGCATGCCCTTCTTCTCCACCGACACCGTGGCCGCCCAGCGGGCGCTGGAGACCAAGTGTGAGGTCGTGCTGATGGCCAAGCAGGGGGTGGACGGCGTCTACAGCGCCGACCCCAAGCTGGACCCGAGCGCGACGAAGTACGACACCCTGACCTTCCAGGAGGCGCTCCAGGGCGGGCTGCGGATCGCCGACGCGACGGCGTTCGCCCTCTGCATGGAGAACCGGCTCCCGCTGATCGTCTTCGGCATGGAGGACGAGGGCAACATCCTGCGGATCGTGCAGGGTGAGAAGATTGGCACGCTCGTCACCGCCGACTAG
- a CDS encoding phospholipase D-like domain-containing protein: MSSRLLRLIAAALAAISLAADRITPQHTTDHLPAGDGFIPGHYRALAGPIFSPPAPEATTNPSVYALLDNIRHTSRGATIRIVAYSFAIVPVADALISADQRGVHVQVVVDGRHSHAFPATQAVEAALGGDHTQSSFMVLTDHSARGVVSHSHQKSWSFSRTGSSRHVVMVGSTNLSILGTTGQYSDMYSFVGRPDVWHAFSAIFRAQARDQPVPNPAVTDHLRGDTAYFFPGFSMTDDPIADIIAGLPAQPSTHIRIVMFAWHPPRGQRLVDLLLEKLQGGASVEIVRGPYVQQPLDALVAAGAQVHRGVFDNGDMVHDKLMIADAVEHGQRERFVTTGSDNWGNISFLRDDVDVRIALDAHEYAGYLAFFDQLLQRGASEKAAPSGH, translated from the coding sequence ATGTCCAGCCGGCTCCTGCGCCTGATCGCCGCGGCGCTGGCCGCGATCAGCCTGGCCGCCGACCGGATCACTCCCCAGCACACCACCGACCACCTGCCGGCCGGGGACGGGTTCATCCCCGGGCACTACCGCGCCCTGGCAGGCCCGATCTTCTCCCCGCCTGCACCCGAGGCCACCACCAACCCGTCGGTGTACGCCCTCCTCGACAACATCCGGCACACCTCACGCGGCGCGACGATCCGGATCGTCGCGTACTCCTTCGCGATCGTGCCGGTCGCCGACGCCCTGATCTCCGCCGACCAGCGCGGCGTCCACGTCCAGGTGGTCGTCGACGGCCGGCACTCGCACGCCTTTCCGGCCACCCAGGCCGTCGAGGCGGCCCTGGGCGGCGACCACACACAGAGCTCGTTCATGGTGCTCACCGACCACTCCGCCCGCGGGGTGGTCAGCCACAGCCACCAGAAGTCGTGGTCCTTCTCCCGCACCGGCAGCTCGCGACACGTGGTGATGGTCGGCTCGACCAACCTCAGCATCCTCGGCACCACCGGGCAGTACAGCGACATGTACTCCTTCGTCGGCCGCCCCGACGTCTGGCACGCGTTCTCGGCGATCTTCCGCGCCCAGGCCCGCGACCAGCCGGTGCCGAACCCTGCGGTCACCGACCACCTCCGCGGTGACACGGCGTACTTCTTCCCCGGCTTCTCGATGACCGACGACCCGATCGCCGACATCATCGCCGGGTTGCCGGCGCAGCCATCGACCCACATCCGGATCGTGATGTTCGCCTGGCACCCGCCACGCGGGCAGCGCCTCGTGGACCTCCTGCTCGAGAAGCTCCAGGGGGGAGCGTCGGTGGAGATCGTCCGCGGCCCCTACGTCCAGCAGCCGCTCGACGCCCTGGTCGCGGCCGGTGCGCAGGTGCACCGCGGCGTCTTCGACAACGGTGACATGGTCCACGACAAGCTGATGATCGCCGATGCCGTGGAGCACGGGCAGCGCGAACGCTTCGTGACCACCGGCTCGGACAACTGGGGCAACATCTCGTTCCTGCGCGACGACGTCGACGTCCGGATCGCGCTCGACGCTCACGAGTACGCCGGGTACCTGGCCTTCTTCGACCAGCTGCTCCAGCGCGGCGCGTCGGAGAAGGCGGCGCCCTCCGGACACTAG
- the tsf gene encoding translation elongation factor Ts, translating into MANFSASDVKRLRDMTGAGMMDAKNALVEAEGDFDAATDILRTKGAAKMQKRGAEREATAGLVAHSAGVLVELKCETDFVAKSPDFIAAAQKIADAASEAKPADVEALKAVQVGDETAGDIVEGLAISIGEKIELGQYVHFDGPAVAYLHKRAADLPPAIGVLVEYDGDADAARGAAKQVAAMRPQYLTRDEVPSDIVEHERQIAEATSREEGKPEQAIAKITEGRLNGFFKDVVLLEQPSVTENKKSVKAVLDEAGTTVKRFARFEVGA; encoded by the coding sequence ATGGCCAACTTCTCCGCATCGGACGTCAAGAGGCTCCGGGACATGACCGGCGCCGGCATGATGGACGCCAAGAACGCCCTGGTCGAGGCCGAGGGCGACTTCGACGCCGCCACCGACATCCTGCGCACCAAGGGCGCTGCCAAGATGCAGAAGCGCGGCGCCGAGCGCGAGGCCACGGCCGGCCTCGTCGCCCACTCCGCGGGCGTCCTGGTCGAGCTCAAGTGCGAGACCGACTTCGTCGCCAAGAGCCCGGACTTCATCGCCGCGGCCCAGAAGATCGCCGATGCCGCTTCGGAGGCCAAGCCCGCCGACGTCGAGGCGCTCAAGGCCGTCCAGGTCGGCGACGAGACGGCGGGCGACATCGTGGAGGGCCTGGCCATCTCCATCGGCGAGAAGATCGAGCTCGGTCAGTACGTCCACTTCGACGGCCCCGCCGTGGCCTACCTGCACAAGCGTGCCGCCGACCTGCCGCCTGCGATCGGCGTCCTGGTCGAGTACGACGGTGACGCGGACGCTGCGCGCGGCGCGGCCAAGCAGGTCGCGGCGATGCGCCCGCAGTACCTCACCCGCGACGAGGTCCCCTCCGACATCGTCGAGCACGAGCGCCAGATCGCCGAGGCGACCTCGCGCGAGGAGGGCAAGCCCGAGCAGGCGATCGCCAAGATCACCGAGGGCCGCCTCAACGGCTTCTTCAAGGACGTCGTCCTCCTCGAGCAGCCGTCGGTGACCGAGAACAAGAAGTCGGTCAAGGCCGTCCTGGACGAGGCCGGCACCACCGTGAAGCGGTTCGCCCGTTTCGAGGTCGGAGCCTGA
- the rpsB gene encoding 30S ribosomal protein S2: protein MAVVTMRQLLESGVHFGHQTRRWNPKMKRFIMTERNGIYIIDLQQSLAYIDRSYAFIKETVAKGGTIMFVGTKKQAQEAIAEQATRVGMPYVNQRWLGGMLTNFQTVHLRINRLKELDEVDFEDVAGSSRTKKELLQMRRERDKLNKSLGGIREMSRTPSAVWIVDTNKEHLAVEEARKLHIPIIGILDSNCDPDLVDFPIPGNDDAIRAVGLLTRVVADAVAEGLIARSGVKTGETADATAAEPLAEWERELLGGDAEQAAVAATGGDETSAAPAAEATGAATEAAEATEVAAEATDAPAEAVADAPAAEEAPAETTEVDAEAATTAPETVATEATADSAAPVSTEGEFGADSAAPLEDGSAPEGFEIKGNKNSMKFHAPSSPWYARTNAEVWFRTAEAAEAAGFANAESGADAAAESTEAETTEA, encoded by the coding sequence ATGGCAGTCGTCACCATGCGCCAGCTCCTCGAGAGCGGCGTCCACTTCGGACACCAGACCCGTCGCTGGAACCCGAAGATGAAGCGCTTCATCATGACCGAGCGCAACGGCATCTACATCATCGACCTCCAGCAGTCGCTGGCCTACATCGACCGGTCCTATGCCTTCATCAAGGAGACCGTCGCCAAGGGCGGCACGATCATGTTCGTGGGCACCAAGAAGCAGGCCCAGGAGGCGATCGCCGAGCAGGCGACCCGCGTCGGGATGCCCTACGTCAACCAGCGCTGGCTGGGCGGAATGCTCACCAACTTCCAGACCGTGCACCTGCGGATCAACCGCCTCAAGGAGCTCGACGAGGTCGACTTCGAGGACGTCGCCGGCAGCAGCCGCACCAAGAAGGAGCTGCTGCAGATGCGCCGCGAGCGCGACAAGCTCAACAAGTCGCTGGGCGGGATCCGCGAGATGAGCCGTACGCCGTCCGCGGTCTGGATCGTCGACACCAACAAGGAGCACCTCGCCGTCGAGGAGGCCCGCAAGCTGCACATCCCGATCATCGGGATCCTCGACTCCAACTGTGACCCCGACCTGGTCGACTTCCCGATCCCCGGCAACGACGACGCGATCCGCGCTGTCGGTCTGCTGACCCGCGTGGTCGCCGACGCCGTGGCCGAGGGCCTGATCGCCCGCTCCGGTGTCAAGACCGGTGAGACCGCCGACGCCACGGCCGCCGAGCCGCTGGCCGAGTGGGAGCGCGAGCTGCTGGGCGGCGACGCCGAGCAGGCCGCGGTCGCCGCGACCGGTGGGGACGAGACCAGTGCGGCTCCCGCCGCCGAGGCGACCGGTGCTGCTACCGAGGCCGCGGAGGCGACCGAGGTCGCTGCCGAGGCCACCGATGCCCCGGCCGAGGCGGTTGCTGACGCGCCGGCCGCCGAGGAGGCTCCCGCGGAGACCACCGAGGTCGACGCCGAGGCTGCGACGACCGCTCCGGAGACCGTCGCGACCGAGGCCACCGCCGACTCCGCGGCTCCGGTGTCGACCGAAGGTGAGTTCGGCGCCGACTCGGCCGCTCCGCTCGAGGACGGCTCGGCTCCCGAGGGCTTCGAGATCAAGGGCAACAAGAACTCCATGAAGTTCCACGCCCCGAGCAGCCCGTGGTACGCCCGCACCAACGCCGAGGTCTGGTTCCGCACCGCCGAGGCCGCCGAGGCCGCCGGCTTCGCCAACGCCGAGTCCGGTGCCGACGCCGCGGCCGAGAGCACCGAGGCCGAGACCACCGAGGCCTGA
- a CDS encoding YraN family protein, whose translation MTSGTREQPPPHSPPSHRAALGAYGERLAASYLVQQGLVVLDRNWRCDAGEIDLVLRDGEVLVVCEVKTRSSVSCGTPQEAVTPAKLARLRRLAVLWMTAHEVHPREVRIDLVAVLRPRRGASTVDHVRGLG comes from the coding sequence ATGACCTCAGGCACCCGGGAGCAACCCCCTCCCCACTCACCGCCGTCGCACCGCGCCGCCCTCGGGGCGTACGGCGAGCGCCTCGCAGCGTCGTACCTCGTCCAGCAGGGGCTGGTGGTGCTCGACCGCAACTGGCGCTGCGACGCGGGCGAGATCGACCTGGTCCTCCGCGACGGCGAGGTGCTCGTCGTGTGCGAGGTGAAGACCCGGTCGTCGGTCTCGTGCGGCACTCCGCAGGAGGCGGTGACCCCGGCCAAGCTGGCCCGGCTGCGCAGGCTGGCTGTGCTCTGGATGACCGCCCACGAGGTGCACCCGCGCGAGGTCCGGATCGACCTGGTCGCGGTGCTCCGGCCGCGCCGCGGCGCGTCCACGGTCGACCACGTGCGGGGGCTGGGCTGA
- a CDS encoding phosphatidate cytidylyltransferase, producing MTTSTPPVPAQDHGRAGRNLPAAITSAVVLVALIIVTLVIWKTLFMVVVAAAVLVAMWELHRGFAAKGIDLPEQPLMVGGVIMVVVAYFYGAPALVTATAVTALVTMLWLLHRGVNGYVQNASASVFALVYVPFLGSFVALMLREGGAIHVDGIDAGVKGIFTFIAVTAASDIGGYIAGVLFGRHQMAPVISPKKSWEGFAGSVVFCIAVGVAMIVWVLDADWWIGVVLGLIAVVMATLGDLCESVIKRDLGVKDMSQVIPGHGGLMDRLDSLLATIAPIWLLLHYLVF from the coding sequence ATGACCACCTCCACGCCGCCCGTGCCGGCGCAGGACCACGGGCGGGCCGGCCGCAACCTGCCGGCCGCGATCACCAGTGCCGTCGTCCTGGTCGCGCTGATCATCGTGACCCTGGTGATCTGGAAGACCCTGTTCATGGTGGTCGTGGCGGCTGCCGTGCTGGTCGCGATGTGGGAGCTCCATCGCGGTTTCGCGGCCAAGGGGATCGACCTGCCCGAGCAGCCCCTGATGGTCGGCGGCGTGATCATGGTGGTCGTCGCCTACTTCTACGGCGCCCCGGCCCTGGTCACCGCGACCGCCGTGACCGCCCTCGTGACGATGCTGTGGCTGCTGCACCGCGGCGTCAACGGCTACGTCCAGAACGCCTCGGCGTCGGTCTTCGCCCTGGTCTACGTGCCGTTCCTCGGCTCGTTCGTCGCGCTGATGCTGCGTGAGGGTGGGGCGATCCACGTCGACGGCATCGACGCCGGGGTCAAGGGCATCTTCACGTTCATCGCGGTGACCGCCGCCTCCGACATCGGGGGTTACATCGCCGGCGTGCTGTTCGGCCGGCACCAGATGGCGCCGGTGATCTCGCCGAAGAAGTCGTGGGAGGGCTTCGCCGGCTCGGTGGTCTTCTGCATCGCGGTCGGCGTGGCGATGATCGTGTGGGTCCTCGACGCGGACTGGTGGATCGGCGTCGTCCTCGGCCTGATCGCGGTGGTGATGGCGACCCTCGGCGACCTCTGCGAGTCGGTGATCAAGCGCGACCTGGGTGTCAAGGACATGAGCCAGGTGATCCCCGGCCACGGCGGCCTGATGGACCGCCTCGACTCGCTGCTGGCCACGATCGCCCCGATCTGGCTGCTGCTCCACTACCTCGTCTTCTGA
- a CDS encoding murein hydrolase activator EnvC family protein produces the protein MQLSHFRPIRGHGRVPQVVVVLLAALVSLTWPVGARGAPVAPVPMGVWPLQPRPSVVRAFDPPDLPFGSGHRGVDLAGSPGQLVHAALPGRVTYAGPLAGRGVVVVDHGDTRTTYEPVSASVHVGDVVLGGQPLGALELAGSHCFPQACLHWGWLRGDTYLDPLLLVGVGPIRLLPLWIPAGEQPGARWLPPAQPYAGVVAGLAVPLGVRPHGRVSLLPWARAPARVRTVAVPRSWARPVLT, from the coding sequence ATGCAGCTCTCCCACTTCCGTCCGATCCGGGGCCACGGTCGCGTGCCGCAGGTCGTCGTCGTCCTGCTGGCCGCGCTCGTCTCCCTGACGTGGCCGGTCGGTGCCCGCGGTGCGCCCGTGGCCCCGGTTCCGATGGGTGTGTGGCCGCTGCAACCACGACCCTCGGTGGTCCGGGCGTTCGACCCGCCGGACCTGCCGTTCGGCAGCGGCCACCGCGGCGTCGACCTCGCCGGCTCGCCCGGGCAGCTGGTCCATGCCGCCCTGCCCGGGCGGGTCACCTACGCCGGACCACTGGCGGGCCGCGGTGTGGTGGTCGTCGACCACGGCGACACCCGCACCACCTATGAGCCGGTCAGCGCGAGCGTCCACGTGGGGGACGTGGTGCTGGGGGGCCAGCCGCTGGGCGCGCTCGAGCTGGCCGGCTCCCACTGCTTCCCGCAGGCGTGCCTGCACTGGGGCTGGCTGCGCGGCGACACCTATCTCGACCCCCTGCTGCTGGTCGGCGTGGGGCCGATCCGGCTGCTTCCGCTGTGGATCCCGGCCGGGGAGCAGCCGGGGGCGCGGTGGTTGCCACCCGCCCAGCCGTACGCCGGCGTGGTCGCCGGTCTGGCGGTCCCGTTGGGGGTTCGACCACACGGGCGGGTGTCGCTGTTGCCCTGGGCCCGGGCGCCTGCCCGGGTCCGGACCGTGGCCGTGCCACGCTCGTGGGCGAGGCCGGTGCTGACCTGA
- a CDS encoding YifB family Mg chelatase-like AAA ATPase, with the protein MAFATAHTVSLHGALGHLIDVQADVSAGVVGTTLVGRPDASLHEARDRCRMAVANSGAQWPSTRRVTILLSPADLIKRGTHFDLAIAVAVLAACGDIPQSALTDTLVIGELTLTGGLRSVPGVLPMVMAASGRGFRRVIVPEPQAQEAAMVPGMAVFGMRSLAQVVAELNGELVPEAPPVAPMSGSHLIAWRGADRIDEHDLADLDGVPDVKFALEVAAAGGHHLLLSGPKGAGKTSVAERLPGLLPDLSPEEALELTAIHSLAGALEPGDGLIRRPPFFAPHHDASKASLLGGGSGRVRPGEISRAHCGVLFLDEFPLFRSDVIDALRQPLESGEVTIARGEESATYPARGMVVMACNPCPCGGYSAGVGGNQCQCPEQSRRHYQRRITGPIQDRIDIVRHVLPAMSGGGGDPTERRETSVEVRARVAAARERQRERFTGRSWRLNSQIPSAALVTDWPLPGSARQLLDTQLYAGHLSRRGAVRAHRLAWTVADVRGSERPDDQDVQTALRLRTGQPLLVEAMQRRAS; encoded by the coding sequence ATGGCGTTCGCGACGGCTCACACGGTTTCCCTGCACGGCGCCCTGGGCCACCTGATCGACGTCCAGGCCGACGTCTCGGCAGGCGTGGTCGGCACCACGCTCGTGGGCCGGCCCGACGCCTCGCTCCACGAGGCCCGCGACCGCTGCCGGATGGCCGTGGCCAACTCCGGCGCCCAGTGGCCCTCGACCCGGAGGGTGACGATCCTGCTGTCCCCGGCCGACCTGATCAAGCGCGGCACCCACTTCGACCTCGCGATCGCGGTCGCCGTGCTGGCCGCGTGCGGCGACATCCCGCAGTCGGCGCTGACCGACACCCTGGTGATCGGCGAGCTGACCCTGACCGGTGGGCTGAGGTCGGTGCCGGGCGTCCTGCCGATGGTGATGGCCGCGTCCGGTCGCGGCTTCCGCCGGGTGATCGTGCCCGAGCCGCAGGCGCAGGAGGCAGCGATGGTCCCGGGCATGGCTGTCTTCGGGATGCGGTCGCTGGCCCAGGTCGTCGCCGAGCTGAACGGCGAGCTGGTCCCCGAGGCCCCACCCGTGGCACCGATGTCGGGCAGCCACCTGATCGCATGGCGGGGGGCCGATCGGATCGACGAGCACGACCTCGCCGACCTCGACGGCGTGCCTGACGTGAAGTTCGCGCTCGAGGTCGCCGCCGCCGGCGGTCACCATCTCCTGCTGTCCGGGCCCAAGGGCGCCGGCAAGACCTCGGTCGCCGAGCGCCTGCCCGGGCTGCTGCCCGACCTCTCACCCGAGGAGGCCCTCGAGCTGACCGCGATCCACTCGCTTGCCGGCGCCCTCGAGCCGGGCGACGGGCTGATCCGCCGGCCGCCGTTCTTCGCGCCCCATCACGACGCCAGCAAGGCCAGCCTCCTGGGCGGTGGCAGCGGACGGGTCCGTCCCGGCGAGATCAGCCGGGCCCACTGCGGGGTGCTCTTCCTCGACGAGTTCCCGCTGTTCCGCTCCGACGTGATCGACGCCCTCCGCCAGCCGCTCGAGAGCGGTGAGGTGACCATCGCGCGCGGCGAGGAGTCGGCCACCTACCCCGCGCGCGGCATGGTGGTGATGGCCTGCAACCCCTGCCCGTGCGGCGGATACTCCGCGGGCGTCGGCGGCAACCAGTGCCAGTGTCCCGAGCAGAGCCGGCGTCACTACCAGCGCCGGATCACCGGCCCGATCCAGGACCGCATCGACATCGTCCGCCACGTCCTGCCGGCGATGTCGGGAGGCGGCGGCGACCCCACCGAGCGGCGCGAGACCTCCGTCGAGGTGCGGGCCCGGGTGGCGGCCGCCCGCGAGCGGCAGCGTGAGCGGTTCACCGGCCGCAGCTGGCGGCTCAACTCCCAGATCCCCAGCGCCGCCCTGGTCACCGACTGGCCGCTGCCCGGGTCGGCCCGGCAGCTGCTCGACACCCAGCTGTACGCCGGGCACCTCAGCCGCCGCGGAGCCGTGCGCGCCCACCGGCTGGCCTGGACCGTCGCCGACGTCCGTGGCTCCGAGCGCCCCGACGACCAGGACGTCCAGACCGCGCTGCGGCTGCGCACCGGGCAGCCGCTGCTGGTGGAGGCGATGCAGCGGAGGGCCTCGTGA
- the dprA gene encoding DNA-processing protein DprA — protein sequence MSDDERLARVALGKLTEPGDARVAQLVAQLGAVRLHDLLRGEHEADGLPTEVATRLAGLDPARDLHRAATLGIRYVIPGDAEWPAQLDDLMRAEVLDERGGPPLGLWVKGPRGLDELGRSVAVVGARSATTYGAEVASAIAGGLARAAHPVVSGAAYGIDVAAHRGTLAAGGATVAVLACGVDRAYPVAHKELLDHLGRTATVIAEVPLGCAPTRGRFLSRNRLIAALSVGTVVVEAASRSGALNTANWATRLNRHLMCVPGPVTSAQSQGAHHLIRIGAATLVTHGDEVLELVGEAGTHLASAPRAPTRARDKLSSRLQRILDAVPLAQAAPVDSIASAAGLGLIEVQSALRRLHRLELVECAPGGWRLTPAAQG from the coding sequence GTGAGCGACGACGAACGCCTAGCCCGGGTCGCCCTCGGCAAGCTCACCGAGCCCGGCGACGCACGGGTGGCCCAGCTGGTGGCCCAGCTCGGGGCGGTCCGGCTCCACGACCTCCTGCGCGGCGAGCACGAGGCCGACGGCCTGCCCACCGAGGTGGCGACCCGGCTGGCCGGGCTCGACCCCGCCCGTGACCTCCACCGGGCGGCGACCCTCGGCATCCGCTACGTGATCCCCGGTGACGCCGAGTGGCCGGCCCAGCTCGACGACCTGATGCGCGCCGAGGTGCTCGACGAGCGCGGCGGGCCGCCGCTCGGCCTGTGGGTCAAGGGTCCGCGGGGGCTCGACGAGCTCGGCCGCTCCGTCGCGGTGGTCGGTGCCCGCTCCGCCACCACCTACGGCGCCGAGGTCGCCTCGGCGATCGCCGGCGGTCTCGCCCGCGCCGCCCACCCGGTCGTCTCGGGCGCTGCCTACGGCATCGACGTCGCCGCCCACCGAGGCACGCTCGCCGCCGGCGGGGCCACCGTCGCCGTGCTCGCCTGCGGCGTCGACCGCGCTTATCCGGTCGCCCACAAGGAGCTGCTCGACCACCTCGGCCGCACCGCGACCGTCATCGCCGAGGTGCCGCTCGGCTGCGCCCCGACCCGGGGGCGGTTCCTGAGCCGCAATCGGTTGATCGCCGCCCTGTCGGTCGGGACGGTCGTGGTCGAGGCCGCCTCCCGCAGCGGCGCCCTCAACACCGCGAACTGGGCCACCCGCCTCAACCGTCACCTGATGTGCGTGCCCGGCCCGGTCACCAGCGCCCAGTCGCAGGGGGCCCACCACCTGATCCGCATCGGCGCCGCCACGCTGGTCACTCACGGCGACGAGGTGCTCGAGCTGGTCGGCGAGGCCGGCACCCACCTGGCCTCAGCGCCGCGAGCGCCCACCCGGGCCCGCGACAAGCTGTCGTCGCGCCTGCAACGGATCCTCGACGCCGTCCCCCTCGCCCAAGCCGCCCCGGTCGACTCGATCGCCTCGGCCGCCGGGCTCGGGCTGATCGAGGTGCAGTCCGCCCTGCGCCGCCTGCACCGGCTCGAGCTGGTCGAGTGCGCACCGGGCGGCTGGCGGCTCACCCCGGCCGCGCAGGGCTGA
- a CDS encoding tyrosine recombinase XerC gives MVGVLADYERHLVSERDLTPHTVRAYLSDVSGLLDHAGRLGIDDVASLDLRTLRSWLARQQVTGHSRTTLARRATAVRVFTGWLARTGRIPADIGATLRSPKPHQALPSVLRQDEARDLIDAATRLADDGSPTGLRDVAMLELLYATGVRVGELVGLDVDDVDRSRNVLRVFGKGRKERTVPFGNPAAAAVDTWLRLGRPRLVVPGAGASLFVGSRGRRIDQRAVRTLVHRRIADVEGAPDIGPHGLRHTAATHLLEGGADLRSVQELLGHASLATTQLYTHVSTDRLRQAYRQAHPRA, from the coding sequence ATGGTCGGCGTGCTGGCCGACTACGAGCGACACCTGGTCTCCGAGCGCGACCTGACCCCGCACACGGTCCGCGCCTACCTCTCCGACGTCAGCGGACTGCTCGACCACGCAGGGCGCCTCGGCATCGACGACGTCGCCTCCCTCGACCTGCGCACCCTGCGCAGCTGGCTGGCCCGGCAGCAGGTGACCGGACACTCGCGCACCACCCTGGCCCGCCGGGCCACCGCGGTGCGGGTGTTCACCGGGTGGCTGGCCCGCACCGGACGCATCCCGGCCGACATCGGTGCCACCCTGCGCTCGCCCAAGCCGCACCAGGCCCTGCCGTCGGTGCTGCGTCAGGACGAGGCTCGCGACCTGATCGACGCCGCCACCCGGCTCGCCGACGACGGCAGCCCGACCGGGCTGCGCGACGTCGCCATGCTCGAGCTGCTCTACGCCACCGGCGTCCGGGTCGGCGAGCTGGTCGGCCTCGACGTCGACGATGTGGACCGCTCGCGCAACGTGCTCCGGGTGTTCGGCAAGGGCCGCAAGGAGCGGACCGTGCCCTTCGGGAACCCCGCTGCGGCTGCCGTCGACACCTGGCTACGACTCGGCCGCCCCCGGCTCGTGGTGCCCGGAGCCGGCGCCTCCCTGTTCGTCGGCAGCCGAGGCCGGCGGATCGACCAGCGCGCGGTCCGCACGCTGGTGCACCGGCGGATCGCCGATGTCGAGGGTGCTCCCGACATCGGGCCGCACGGACTACGCCACACCGCAGCGACGCACCTGCTGGAGGGCGGCGCGGACCTGCGCTCGGTCCAGGAGCTGCTCGGTCACGCGTCGCTGGCGACCACCCAGCTCTACACCCACGTCAGCACCGACCGGCTCCGCCAGGCCTACCGGCAGGCCCACCCCCGGGCCTGA
- the frr gene encoding ribosome recycling factor, with translation MNDILREADGKMDKSVEATREEFSAIRAGRANPSMFAKIMVDYYGTPTPIQSLASFTSQEARIILVAPYDIGAMGNIERAIRDSDLSINPANDGKVLRCVFPELTEERRKEYIKLAKAKAEDGRVAVRNLRRHAKQELERLEKDGDAGKDDVAGAEKRLDSMTKKHTDTIDELLRHKESELLEV, from the coding sequence ATCAACGACATCCTCCGTGAGGCCGACGGCAAGATGGACAAGTCGGTGGAGGCCACTCGGGAGGAGTTCTCCGCCATCCGCGCCGGGCGGGCCAACCCGTCGATGTTCGCCAAGATCATGGTCGACTACTACGGCACCCCGACCCCGATCCAGAGCCTGGCGTCGTTCACCTCGCAGGAGGCCCGGATCATCCTGGTGGCGCCGTACGACATCGGCGCCATGGGCAACATCGAGCGGGCGATCCGCGACTCTGACCTGAGCATCAACCCGGCCAACGACGGCAAGGTGCTGCGCTGCGTGTTCCCCGAGCTGACCGAGGAGCGCCGCAAGGAGTACATCAAGCTGGCCAAGGCCAAGGCCGAGGACGGCCGGGTCGCGGTCCGCAACCTGCGCCGCCACGCCAAGCAGGAGCTCGAGCGGCTGGAGAAGGACGGCGACGCCGGCAAGGACGACGTCGCCGGGGCCGAGAAGCGGCTCGACTCCATGACCAAGAAGCACACCGACACGATCGACGAGCTGCTCAGGCACAAGGAGTCGGAGCTGCTCGAGGTCTGA